The sequence TCGAGCTCGCGACGACGCTCGGCGATGACATCGTCGCGACGCGGAAGTCGATCGAGGCCGATCCGGCCAGCACGCGCGACATGCTCGGTTCGATGATCCCGGCGATCGCGCATGCGGCCGGTCGCAGCCGGATGAGCGTGGCCGTCGCGATGCTGCGCCACTCCGGCGCCCTCGATCGCGACGGCCCGGTCGCGACGTGCGAGATCGCGCGGATGGCCTCGCGGCGGCTGGGGCTGGCAGAACCGGTGCAGCACAGCCTCGCGCACACCACCGCGCGCTACGGCGGGGCCTCGTCGGCCGGCGGCGACGACCTCCCGCTGCCGATCCGGATCACCCACGTCGCCTCGTGCGCGGTGCTGTTCGCGCTGCAGGACGGCATCGAGCGCGCGGTCGCCGAAGTGCGCCGCCGCGCAAGCGCGCAGCTGGACCCGGGGATCGCCGACGTCTTCCTCAGCCGCCCGCACGACATGCTCGACGGCATCGGCGACCTCGACGCGTACCCGCTGCTGCTGGATGCCGAACCCGACCCTGCGCGCGTGGTGCACGACGACCAGATCGCGGCCGTGGCTGGCGTGTTCGGCGACCTCGTGGATCTGAAGAGTCCGTGGTTCCACGGGCACAGCGCCGCCGTCGCGGATCTCGCGGCCGAGGCCGCGCGCCGGCTCGGACTGCCTGCGGGCGAGGCTCAGCGCCTGCGGTGCGCGGGGCATCTGCATGACATCGGCCGCGCCGCGATCTCGAGCAGGATCTGGAACAAGGTCGCACCGCTCAGCGTCACGGAGCGCGATCAGGTGCGGCTGCACCCGTACCACGGCGAGCGCATCGTGGCCCGCGTTCCCGAGCTCGCCGTCGCGGCTCGCCTGGTCGGCACGCACCATGAACGCCTGGACGGCAGCGGCTACCCCGGGGCGGCCCATGGGAGCGAGCTGTCGACCGCGGCGCGCGTGCTCGCGGCGGCGGACGCGTACCGGCGGCTCGTCGAAGCGGGACCGCGCCGGCCGGCGTCGGCGCCGGAGGACGCGGCGGCCCGGCTGCGCGCCGATGTCACGGCGGCGCGGTTGGACGGCGATGCCGTGCGGGCGGTGCTCACCGCCGCGGGGCATCGAGCCGCGCCACGCACGCCCGCCGCGGCCGGGCTGACCGCGCGCCAGGCC comes from Microbacterium cremeum and encodes:
- a CDS encoding HD domain-containing phosphohydrolase, whose amino-acid sequence is MFRLLGLLGGLAAVTDLGTGAAPDESLGRAVVAARLARAAGCDEETTRHVLYTSLLEHIGCTAYSLELATTLGDDIVATRKSIEADPASTRDMLGSMIPAIAHAAGRSRMSVAVAMLRHSGALDRDGPVATCEIARMASRRLGLAEPVQHSLAHTTARYGGASSAGGDDLPLPIRITHVASCAVLFALQDGIERAVAEVRRRASAQLDPGIADVFLSRPHDMLDGIGDLDAYPLLLDAEPDPARVVHDDQIAAVAGVFGDLVDLKSPWFHGHSAAVADLAAEAARRLGLPAGEAQRLRCAGHLHDIGRAAISSRIWNKVAPLSVTERDQVRLHPYHGERIVARVPELAVAARLVGTHHERLDGSGYPGAAHGSELSTAARVLAAADAYRRLVEAGPRRPASAPEDAAARLRADVTAARLDGDAVRAVLTAAGHRAAPRTPAAAGLTARQAEVLRLVATGLTNKQIAQRLVISPRTVEHHVQDVYVRIGVTSRAGAAMFAMEHGLQASPSPADATSGESG